In a genomic window of Thermoproteus tenax Kra 1:
- a CDS encoding type II secretion system F family protein, giving the protein MRLLFDLYRLSGLAFSYRRYIAVLMGAPAAVGLAVGAAASLLISSPAGLILGAAAALITFAVILGYPVHLVSSRRTHFENNFPYTLSVLLPLLTAGVPLGRAVARLAEVEDDKYIARELSLAVRDIVVMGSSPLEALLHSAERVPSASYRETVDILVRSSRVTERLDLVLMARLDWMLRQKQIRAASLARSISLLFEIYAVAAMLLPILVFTMALALSPLGVLQVAGLSLDPLSVMILAGLIYSPIAGAMFYILFDASATI; this is encoded by the coding sequence ATGAGGCTCCTCTTCGATCTATACAGGCTGAGCGGCCTCGCCTTCTCCTACAGGAGGTATATCGCCGTTCTGATGGGCGCGCCTGCTGCGGTCGGCTTAGCCGTCGGCGCGGCGGCCTCCCTTTTGATCTCATCGCCGGCCGGCTTGATCTTGGGCGCTGCGGCGGCCCTTATTACCTTCGCAGTTATTCTGGGGTACCCCGTCCACCTTGTCTCCTCCAGACGCACCCACTTCGAGAACAACTTCCCCTACACTCTGTCGGTCCTATTGCCTCTGTTGACGGCCGGAGTGCCGCTGGGAAGGGCCGTCGCACGCCTCGCCGAAGTTGAGGACGACAAATACATCGCCCGCGAGCTCTCCCTTGCGGTGAGAGATATTGTGGTCATGGGCTCGAGCCCCTTGGAGGCCTTGCTGCACAGCGCCGAGAGAGTGCCCAGCGCCAGCTACAGAGAGACTGTGGATATATTAGTTAGGTCGTCTAGAGTCACGGAGAGACTCGACCTAGTTCTTATGGCGAGGCTCGACTGGATGTTGAGACAGAAGCAGATCAGGGCGGCCTCGTTGGCGCGATCTATCTCGCTCTTGTTTGAAATATACGCAGTTGCGGCAATGTTGTTGCCCATTTTGGTTTTCACGATGGCGCTCGCCTTGAGCCCGCTGGGCGTCCTCCAAGTGGCCGGGCTATCGCTGGATCCCCTCTCCGTGATGATCCTAGCTGGCTTGATCTACTCGCCGATAGCGGGGGCCATGTTCTATATCTTGTTCGACGCATCTGCAACTATATGA